The following DNA comes from Peribacillus sp. FSL E2-0218.
ATTTCAGCGACGGCTTCGAGCCTTCCTTGAGACCCAATTACCGGTTCACTGCCTTCACCTGGCAGGAAGCGTCCTGTCCCTTCCAAGGAAAACGAACAATGGCTGTAATTTCCGATCGCTCCTGCACCTGCCTTGCCTAGCGCGTCCCTCAGTTTTTCTTCAGCGGCCATTGGAACATAAACGGCAAGCTTCTTCAGTCGCGTCTCATGAGTGGGCACCAGCACTTGTGTCTCCCGTAATTGAAGCGCCTCGGCAAGTAAATCATTCACGCCGCCCTTGGCAACATCCAAATTGGTATGGGCCGCATAAACGGCGATATCATGTTTAATCAGTTTTTCGATGATACGCCCTCCGGCAGCCATCGTATCGATTCGTTTTAATGGTCTATAAATAAGCGGATGGTGGGCAATGATTAGTTCGACCCCTTGTTCGATCGCTTCATCCACGACCTCTTCGAGCACATCAAGGGCAATCATGACCTTCGTAACGGTCTTGTTGAGCTGGCCGACATGAAGCCCGATCGGGTCTCCGTCCATTGCATATTGCTTTGGGGAGAATTGTTCAAACAACTCAATGATTTGGTTACCATTTACCGTCTTCACCGTTCAAGCACCTCCTCAATTATCGATATTTGCGATTTTAGTTCATGGCGCTTCGTTTCCAGTCCGCTGCGTCCGCTTTCATCCAGCTGTTCGATGATTCTTTCCAGATGCTTTTTTTCAAACTGCCATTTCTTGATGAAGGTGGGACTGAATTCTTCTGTTAAATAGGGACCGAACATGAGACCATTTTGCTTGTTTACACGATATGGCCGAAGCGGGTCCCCTTTTTCGGCAATCAAGATTTCATAAATTTTCCCATCTTCTTCTAGGATTTCTTCGCCACTTAGCTCCCAGCCGTTATCGATCAGCCAGCTGCGCACATTCGCTGCACCGACATTCGGCTGAAGGATCAGCCTTTTTGCAATGCCTAGTTTTTCTTTCCCGCTTTCCAATATGCTGGATATTAAAGTCCCTCCCATGCCGCAAATCGTAATGCAAGTCGCTTCATCGGGATTCAATACTTCCAGTCCGTCTCCTTTACGCACCTCTATCTTGTCCTCAAGCCCCGTCATTGCCACTTGCTTGCGGGCTGACTGATAGGGTCCTTCCACAACCTCGCCGGCAATGGCACGGTCGCACAGCCCGTTACCCACTGCATAGCAAGGCAAGTAAGCGTGGTCGGAGCCTATATCGGCCAGGATGCTTCCTTTAGGGATATGTATGGCAACTCGTTCCAGTCTCATCGATAGTCTTTCATGATTCA
Coding sequences within:
- a CDS encoding Nif3-like dinuclear metal center hexameric protein, which produces MKTVNGNQIIELFEQFSPKQYAMDGDPIGLHVGQLNKTVTKVMIALDVLEEVVDEAIEQGVELIIAHHPLIYRPLKRIDTMAAGGRIIEKLIKHDIAVYAAHTNLDVAKGGVNDLLAEALQLRETQVLVPTHETRLKKLAVYVPMAAEEKLRDALGKAGAGAIGNYSHCSFSLEGTGRFLPGEGSEPVIGSQGRLEAVAEIRIETVFPENIEKKVLAAMLKAHPYEEVAYDIYQLENQGESLGLGKIGVLAEEMTLEQFADHVKVTLDVDRVRVVGDWQSPIKKVAVLGGDGNKYITAAKFKGADVYVTGDMYYHTAHDAMMLGLNIVDPGHNVEKVMKKGVARILGEMCRDRNFDVEFIPSQVNTDPFRFI
- a CDS encoding tRNA (adenine(22)-N(1))-methyltransferase TrmK is translated as MNHERLSMRLERVAIHIPKGSILADIGSDHAYLPCYAVGNGLCDRAIAGEVVEGPYQSARKQVAMTGLEDKIEVRKGDGLEVLNPDEATCITICGMGGTLISSILESGKEKLGIAKRLILQPNVGAANVRSWLIDNGWELSGEEILEEDGKIYEILIAEKGDPLRPYRVNKQNGLMFGPYLTEEFSPTFIKKWQFEKKHLERIIEQLDESGRSGLETKRHELKSQISIIEEVLER